A section of the Streptomyces sp. CG1 genome encodes:
- a CDS encoding TIGR03364 family FAD-dependent oxidoreductase, giving the protein MKVTVVGAGVVGTMHAWHAVERGHQVVQIEREAEARGASLRNFGQIWVSGRAGGEELETALRARELWEGVGARVPALGFRANGSLTPVRGALELAVAEAAVARPDAAARGYKLLTPGEARALNPALRGDFTAALYCERDAAVEPRTTQLALRAELLKSPNYTFLPGREVREVVGAGTVRDDHGDVHQADTVVLCTGAWLGGLVRELAGPELPVRRVRLQMMQTAPLGEPLTTSVADADSFRYYPAYASPALDVLNSGQAQAKTAAEHKMQLLMVQRADGGLTIGDTHEYEHPFAFDTVEEPYEHLTEVVESLLGRPLPKIRRRWAGVYAQCTDTSRVVHRQRVSDGVWLVTGPGGRGMTCSPAIAETTANELGW; this is encoded by the coding sequence GTGAAAGTGACAGTCGTCGGAGCAGGCGTGGTGGGCACCATGCACGCCTGGCATGCAGTGGAACGTGGCCATCAGGTCGTCCAGATCGAGCGTGAGGCCGAGGCGCGCGGTGCCTCGCTGCGCAACTTCGGGCAGATCTGGGTCAGTGGCCGCGCGGGTGGAGAAGAGCTGGAGACCGCGCTGCGGGCGCGGGAGCTGTGGGAGGGCGTCGGCGCGCGTGTGCCGGCGCTGGGCTTCCGGGCGAACGGGTCCCTGACCCCCGTACGCGGCGCCCTGGAGCTGGCCGTCGCCGAGGCCGCCGTGGCCCGGCCGGATGCCGCCGCCCGTGGCTACAAGCTCCTCACCCCGGGTGAGGCCCGCGCCCTCAACCCGGCCCTGCGGGGCGACTTCACCGCCGCCCTGTACTGCGAGCGGGACGCGGCCGTCGAGCCGCGCACCACCCAACTCGCCCTGCGCGCCGAGCTGTTGAAGTCCCCGAACTACACCTTCCTGCCGGGACGGGAGGTGCGCGAGGTGGTCGGTGCCGGGACCGTCCGGGACGACCACGGGGACGTACACCAGGCCGACACGGTCGTCCTGTGCACCGGCGCCTGGCTCGGCGGACTGGTCCGCGAGCTGGCCGGACCCGAGCTGCCCGTGCGCCGGGTCCGCCTGCAGATGATGCAGACCGCCCCGCTGGGCGAGCCGCTCACCACCTCGGTCGCGGACGCCGACAGCTTCCGCTACTACCCGGCCTACGCCTCCCCGGCACTGGACGTGCTCAACTCCGGCCAAGCCCAAGCGAAGACCGCCGCCGAGCACAAGATGCAGCTGCTCATGGTGCAGCGCGCCGACGGCGGCCTGACCATCGGCGACACCCACGAGTACGAGCACCCCTTCGCCTTCGACACCGTCGAGGAGCCGTACGAGCACCTCACCGAGGTCGTCGAGTCGCTCCTCGGCCGGCCGCTGCCGAAGATCCGCCGCCGCTGGGCCGGTGTGTACGCGCAGTGCACCGACACGAGCCGGGTCGTCCACCGGCAGCGGGTGAGCGACGGCGTATGGCTGGTCACCGGGCCCGGCGGGCGCGGCATGACCTGCTCCCCCGCGATAGCCGAGACCACCGCGAACGAACTGGGCTGGTGA
- a CDS encoding heme-degrading domain-containing protein: MQHQQHHPQITPRSTPELTPSVEELEAQERRLVFRQFTYDDAWALGSLLVELARERQAPVAIDIHRAGQQLFHAALPGSTPDNDAWIDRKRRVVERYGASSYLVGARFRAKGSTFEDSSRLDPGTYAAHGGSFPIHVENVGVIGAVTVSGLPQLQDHRFVVAALEQFLENEN; this comes from the coding sequence ATGCAGCACCAGCAGCACCATCCGCAGATCACCCCCAGGTCCACCCCCGAACTGACCCCGTCCGTCGAGGAGCTGGAGGCACAGGAACGCCGCCTGGTCTTCCGGCAGTTCACGTACGACGACGCCTGGGCCCTCGGCTCGCTCCTGGTCGAGCTGGCCCGCGAGCGTCAGGCCCCGGTCGCGATCGACATCCACCGCGCCGGCCAGCAGCTCTTCCACGCCGCCCTGCCGGGCTCCACCCCGGACAACGACGCCTGGATCGACCGCAAGCGCCGGGTGGTGGAGCGCTACGGCGCCTCGTCCTACCTGGTCGGCGCCCGTTTCCGCGCCAAGGGCAGCACGTTCGAGGACTCCTCCCGCCTGGACCCCGGCACCTACGCGGCCCACGGCGGCTCGTTCCCGATCCATGTCGAGAACGTGGGCGTCATCGGCGCGGTCACCGTCTCCGGACTGCCCCAGTTGCAGGACCACAGGTTCGTCGTAGCGGCGCTGGAACAGTTCCTGGAGAACGAGAACTGA
- a CDS encoding ABC transporter permease: MLVHSRGAKWAVWAVFLLLFLPLFALPLLVVLGASFATHWSSVLPSGLTTANYRAAIGGEALQALTTSLLTATAASLLALTVGTWAALSGAALKKRHRRVMDALFVLPLAVPSVVVGLSILVAFSKPPMLLNGTRWIVILAHTVLVTAFAHQSVSAAITRLDPAYEQAAASLGARPSHVLWRVRLPLLLPSLTAAAGLCFALSMGELSATMMLYPPDWTPLPVLIYAATDRGALFTGSAVAVVLMAATLLVLFAVSRVRTRASYR; the protein is encoded by the coding sequence GTGCTGGTGCATAGCCGGGGGGCCAAGTGGGCGGTGTGGGCCGTGTTCCTGCTGCTCTTCCTGCCGCTGTTCGCCCTTCCCCTCCTCGTCGTCCTCGGCGCCTCCTTCGCCACCCACTGGTCCAGCGTCCTGCCCTCGGGCCTGACCACGGCCAACTACCGTGCCGCCATCGGCGGCGAGGCCCTGCAGGCGCTCACCACCAGTCTGCTCACGGCCACCGCGGCCAGCCTGCTCGCGCTGACCGTCGGCACCTGGGCCGCGCTGTCCGGGGCGGCGCTGAAGAAGCGGCACCGCAGGGTCATGGACGCACTGTTCGTGCTCCCGCTCGCCGTACCGTCGGTCGTGGTCGGACTGTCCATCCTGGTGGCGTTCTCCAAGCCGCCGATGCTGCTCAACGGCACCCGGTGGATCGTGATCCTCGCGCACACCGTGCTGGTCACGGCCTTCGCCCACCAGTCCGTGTCGGCGGCGATCACCCGCCTCGACCCGGCCTACGAACAGGCCGCCGCCTCCCTCGGTGCCCGGCCGTCCCATGTGCTGTGGCGGGTACGGCTGCCGTTGCTGCTGCCCTCGCTCACCGCCGCCGCCGGCCTCTGCTTCGCCCTGTCCATGGGCGAGCTGAGCGCCACGATGATGCTCTATCCGCCCGACTGGACCCCGCTGCCCGTCCTGATCTACGCGGCCACCGACCGCGGTGCCCTGTTCACCGGCTCCGCCGTCGCCGTGGTGCTGATGGCCGCGACCCTGCTCGTCCTGTTCGCCGTCTCCCGGGTCCGCACCCGGGCGTCGTACCGCTGA
- a CDS encoding phosphonatase-like hydrolase produces the protein MTDIRLVVLDMAGTTVADGGLVERAFEAAAIELGVAPGSAEHAGHLAYVRATMGESKISVFRHLFGDEDRAQRANTAFEKAYGDLVDAGLIAPVPGAREAIEELAAGGRTVVLTTGFARVTQDAILDALGWRDSSFPVSLTLCPADAGGRGRPYPDMVLEAFVRTKAAEDVRQIAVAGDTSYDVLSGVRAGAGLVAGVRTGAHGDEAFRAAGATHVLDSVAGLPALLSGAR, from the coding sequence ATGACCGACATCCGTCTCGTCGTCCTCGACATGGCCGGCACGACCGTCGCCGACGGCGGACTGGTCGAGCGCGCCTTCGAGGCGGCCGCCATCGAACTCGGCGTCGCACCCGGCTCCGCCGAGCACGCCGGACACCTCGCCTACGTCCGCGCCACCATGGGCGAGTCCAAGATCTCCGTCTTCCGGCACCTGTTCGGCGACGAGGACCGCGCCCAGCGCGCCAACACCGCCTTCGAGAAGGCGTACGGCGACCTGGTCGACGCCGGTCTCATCGCCCCGGTGCCGGGCGCCCGCGAGGCCATCGAGGAACTCGCCGCCGGCGGCCGTACCGTCGTGCTGACCACCGGCTTCGCCCGCGTCACCCAGGACGCGATCCTCGACGCCCTCGGCTGGCGGGACTCCTCGTTCCCCGTCTCGCTCACCCTGTGCCCGGCCGACGCCGGCGGGCGCGGACGGCCGTACCCGGACATGGTCCTGGAGGCCTTCGTCCGCACCAAGGCCGCAGAGGACGTACGCCAGATCGCCGTCGCCGGGGACACCTCGTACGACGTGCTCAGCGGCGTACGCGCCGGGGCCGGGCTGGTCGCCGGGGTGCGCACCGGGGCACACGGCGACGAGGCCTTCCGCGCCGCCGGTGCCACACACGTCCTCGACTCCGTCGCCGGCCTGCCCGCCCTGCTCTCGGGAGCGCGCTGA
- a CDS encoding 2-aminoethylphosphonate ABC transporter permease subunit, protein MNRRLLWALPPVALLALFFLYPLALVVQQSFQPDSGGTSLQPYTDVFASEAFRNALWTTVWLAVASTIGCLVLGFLLALVIAFVPFPGAKAVARFIDVFLSFPSFLITLALLFIYGGVGMANGAWTELTGAASGPFQFLTTPWGVLLAEVTYFTPFVMRPLLAAFSQLDTAQLEAASSLGARAPRIVRQVILPEALPALAAGGSLVLVLCLNEFGIVLFTGAKGVTTLPMLVYSKAILESDYPGACVVAVVNVLISVGLYGLYRVVSRRAGA, encoded by the coding sequence ATGAATAGGCGCCTACTGTGGGCGCTGCCCCCGGTGGCCCTCCTCGCCCTCTTCTTCCTCTATCCCCTCGCCCTCGTCGTCCAGCAGTCCTTCCAGCCGGACTCGGGTGGCACCTCCCTGCAGCCGTACACCGACGTCTTCGCCTCCGAAGCGTTCCGGAACGCGCTGTGGACCACCGTCTGGCTGGCCGTGGCCTCCACCATCGGCTGCCTGGTGCTCGGGTTCCTGCTGGCGCTGGTCATCGCGTTCGTGCCGTTTCCCGGGGCGAAGGCGGTGGCGCGGTTCATCGATGTGTTCCTGTCCTTCCCGTCCTTCCTGATCACGCTGGCGCTGTTGTTCATCTACGGCGGTGTCGGCATGGCGAACGGGGCGTGGACGGAACTCACGGGCGCGGCGAGCGGGCCGTTCCAGTTCCTCACCACGCCCTGGGGGGTGCTGCTGGCGGAGGTCACCTACTTCACGCCGTTCGTGATGCGGCCGCTGCTCGCCGCGTTCTCGCAGCTGGACACCGCGCAGCTGGAGGCGGCCAGTTCACTGGGGGCGCGGGCGCCGCGGATCGTACGGCAGGTGATCCTGCCCGAGGCGCTGCCCGCGCTCGCGGCCGGCGGGAGCCTCGTCCTCGTGCTCTGTCTCAACGAGTTCGGGATCGTGCTGTTCACCGGCGCGAAGGGGGTCACCACCCTGCCGATGCTCGTCTACAGCAAGGCGATCCTGGAGTCCGACTATCCGGGCGCGTGTGTGGTCGCCGTCGTCAACGTCCTGATCTCCGTGGGGCTGTACGGCCTCTACCGGGTGGTGAGCCGTCGTGCTGGTGCATAG
- a CDS encoding ROK family protein — protein METGTAAGAGSGPRAASGSGSGGPVGANLGVVRSHNTALVLGLLRDAGAEGISRLELAERTGLTPQAVSKITARLREEGFAAEAGRRASTGGKPRTVLRLVPEAGHAVGVHLDRDELRAVLVDLDGAVVGERRAELDLGAGAEAVLGVVAGSVEGLVADGLGLGDEGLAGVGTLLGVGVALPGPLDHARGVLHRVTGFPEWDGFPLRDALGERLGVPVVVDKDTNAAALGLSVGGEAGSSSFAYLHLGTGLGAGLVIGGRVHRGARTGAGEFGHQVIQLDGPLCECGNRGCVEVLCLAAVGRGESGEAARVLGVGAANLVGLLDIDVVLLGGRTVAGAPEVFVRGVGDVLDARARREGVLGGEVPVRVAGGGERAVAEGAAQLLLGPVFGRADA, from the coding sequence ATGGAGACGGGGACGGCCGCGGGTGCGGGGTCCGGGCCGAGGGCCGCGTCCGGGTCGGGAAGCGGTGGGCCGGTGGGGGCGAACCTCGGTGTGGTGCGCAGTCACAACACTGCGCTGGTGCTGGGGCTGCTGCGGGACGCCGGGGCGGAGGGCATCAGCCGGCTCGAGCTGGCCGAGCGGACCGGGCTGACCCCGCAGGCCGTCAGCAAGATCACGGCGCGGCTGCGGGAGGAGGGGTTCGCGGCGGAGGCCGGGCGGCGCGCGTCGACGGGGGGCAAGCCACGGACCGTGCTGCGGCTGGTGCCGGAGGCGGGGCATGCGGTGGGGGTGCATCTGGACCGGGACGAGCTGCGGGCGGTGCTGGTCGATCTGGACGGGGCCGTGGTGGGGGAGCGGCGGGCGGAGCTGGATCTCGGGGCCGGGGCGGAGGCGGTGCTCGGGGTGGTCGCCGGGTCGGTGGAGGGGCTGGTGGCGGACGGCCTGGGCCTCGGGGACGAGGGGCTCGCCGGGGTCGGGACGCTGCTCGGGGTGGGGGTGGCGCTTCCGGGGCCGCTCGATCACGCACGGGGGGTGTTGCACCGGGTGACCGGGTTTCCCGAGTGGGACGGGTTTCCGCTGCGGGACGCGCTCGGGGAGCGGTTGGGGGTGCCGGTGGTGGTGGACAAGGACACGAACGCCGCGGCGCTCGGACTGTCGGTCGGGGGCGAGGCGGGAAGCAGCTCCTTCGCTTACCTGCATCTCGGTACGGGGCTCGGTGCCGGTCTGGTGATCGGTGGGCGGGTGCATCGCGGGGCGCGGACCGGGGCGGGGGAGTTCGGGCACCAGGTGATCCAGCTGGACGGGCCGTTGTGCGAGTGCGGGAACCGGGGGTGCGTGGAGGTGCTGTGCCTCGCGGCCGTGGGGCGGGGGGAGTCAGGGGAGGCGGCGCGGGTGCTGGGGGTGGGGGCGGCGAATCTGGTGGGGCTGCTGGACATCGATGTGGTGCTGCTCGGGGGGCGGACGGTGGCGGGGGCGCCGGAGGTGTTTGTGCGGGGGGTCGGCGACGTGCTGGATGCCCGGGCTCGGCGGGAGGGGGTGCTCGGGGGTGAGGTGCCGGTCCGGGTGGCCGGGGGCGGGGAACGGGCCGTGGCGGAGGGCGCGGCGCAGTTGCTGCTGGGGCCGGTGTTCGGGCGGGCGGACGCGTGA
- a CDS encoding ABC transporter ATP-binding protein, producing the protein MGIRFDSVTVAYDRNIVLDSLDLTVEPGEVMALLGPSGSGKTTALRAVAGFVRPASGRVLLGGRDVTDLPPYRRGIGMVVQSYALFPHLRVDENVAFGLRARRTARSEIRQRVAEALEMTGMAAYARRHPRELSGGQQQRVAIARALAIRPDVLLLDEPLSALDAQLRSGMLAELARLHRELPEVSMLYVTHDQVEALTLADRIAVMDKARLQACGTPRELYRAPADEFTASFVGGANLVPVTVGSGGVSFAGTELKVDTLGVAAGTRATLCVRPHVVGLGQGPNQLAGVVREIQWRGATHRLYVEVGGQSLMADVRELKDPPRHGDSVSLHFAPEDAVLLPAGVTDE; encoded by the coding sequence ATGGGCATCCGCTTCGACTCCGTCACCGTCGCCTACGACCGCAACATCGTGCTCGACTCGCTCGACCTGACCGTCGAGCCGGGAGAGGTCATGGCGCTGCTCGGGCCGTCCGGATCCGGCAAGACCACCGCGCTGCGGGCGGTCGCCGGGTTCGTCCGGCCCGCGTCCGGGCGGGTGCTTCTCGGCGGCCGGGACGTGACGGACCTGCCGCCGTACCGGCGGGGCATCGGCATGGTCGTGCAGAGTTACGCGCTCTTCCCGCACCTGCGGGTCGACGAGAACGTGGCCTTCGGACTCCGCGCCCGTAGAACGGCCAGGAGCGAGATACGGCAGCGGGTCGCCGAGGCGCTGGAGATGACCGGCATGGCCGCCTACGCCCGCCGCCACCCGCGCGAGCTGTCCGGCGGACAGCAGCAGCGCGTCGCCATCGCCCGCGCGCTCGCCATCCGGCCGGACGTCCTGCTCCTGGACGAGCCGCTGTCCGCGCTGGACGCCCAGCTGCGCTCCGGGATGCTCGCCGAACTCGCCCGGCTGCACCGCGAGTTGCCGGAAGTGTCGATGCTGTACGTCACCCACGACCAGGTCGAGGCACTGACGCTGGCCGACCGGATCGCCGTCATGGACAAGGCGAGGCTCCAGGCCTGCGGCACGCCGAGGGAGCTGTACCGTGCCCCGGCCGACGAGTTCACCGCCTCCTTCGTGGGCGGCGCGAACCTGGTGCCGGTGACCGTGGGGTCCGGGGGCGTCTCCTTCGCCGGTACGGAGCTGAAGGTCGACACGCTGGGCGTGGCCGCGGGGACACGGGCCACGTTGTGTGTACGCCCGCATGTCGTCGGACTGGGCCAGGGCCCCAATCAACTCGCCGGTGTCGTACGGGAGATCCAGTGGCGGGGAGCCACGCATCGGCTGTACGTCGAGGTCGGCGGGCAGTCCCTCATGGCGGACGTGCGTGAACTCAAGGACCCGCCCCGGCACGGGGACTCCGTGAGCCTGCACTTCGCGCCCGAGGACGCGGTGCTGCTGCCCGCGGGAGTCACCGATGAATAG
- a CDS encoding GntR family transcriptional regulator: MDYPNDQAPGAPVRSGIPEHGRIPKYYAVKARIAALLDELGEDSVIPTERDLAERYDVARETVRQAVRELVLEGRLRRKGRGTVVAGPKLAQPLSLASYTEGVRRQGRTPGRALVTLDRFPCPEALAAETGLTRGEPVWHLERVLLADDERVGLESTYVSVERVPGLRSGFDPDSSFYAYLKDQGIDFGDADERIETVLATPREALLIGTPPALPMLLIHRVSRDTEGRPLERVRTLYRGDRFSFTAHLKG, translated from the coding sequence GTGGACTACCCGAACGACCAGGCCCCCGGCGCCCCCGTCCGCTCCGGCATTCCCGAGCACGGGCGTATCCCCAAGTACTACGCGGTGAAGGCACGGATCGCCGCGCTGCTGGACGAACTGGGGGAGGACAGCGTCATCCCCACCGAGCGGGATCTCGCCGAGCGGTACGACGTCGCCCGCGAGACCGTGCGGCAGGCCGTACGCGAGCTGGTGCTGGAGGGGCGGCTGAGGCGCAAGGGGCGCGGCACCGTCGTCGCCGGGCCCAAGCTGGCCCAGCCGCTGTCCCTCGCCAGCTACACCGAGGGTGTGCGACGGCAGGGCCGTACGCCCGGTCGTGCGCTCGTCACCCTCGACCGCTTCCCCTGCCCGGAGGCCCTCGCCGCCGAGACCGGGCTCACCCGGGGCGAACCCGTCTGGCACCTGGAGCGGGTGCTGCTCGCCGACGACGAGCGGGTCGGGCTGGAGAGTACTTACGTCTCCGTCGAGCGGGTGCCGGGTCTGCGGAGCGGCTTCGACCCGGACTCCTCCTTCTACGCCTATCTGAAGGACCAGGGCATCGACTTCGGCGACGCCGACGAGCGCATCGAGACCGTGCTGGCCACGCCCCGGGAGGCCCTGCTCATCGGCACCCCGCCGGCGCTGCCGATGCTGCTGATCCACCGGGTGTCCCGGGACACCGAGGGGCGGCCGCTGGAGCGTGTGCGCACCCTGTACCGCGGCGACCGGTTCTCCTTCACCGCCCACCTCAAAGGCTGA
- a CDS encoding Gfo/Idh/MocA family oxidoreductase, whose product MTATPLRVGLIGYGLAGSVFHAPLIAATEGFALDTVVTSNPERQKRARSEFPDVRTAATPEELFDRADQLDLVVIASPNKTHVPLATAALKAGLPVVVDKPVAGTAAEARDLAALAEERGLLLSVFQNRRWDNDFLTLRRLISQGDLGEVWRFESRFERWRPQPKGGWRESGDPAEIGGLLYDLGSHVVDQALVLFGPVTEVYAESVVRRPGAETDDDTFIALTHATGVRSHLYVSATAAQLGPRFRVLGSRAGYVKYGLDPQEASLREGDRPGTTADWGTEDASLWGRIGSGESPVTGGGTAVPTVPGDYPAYYAAVARALTGAGPNPVTALEAAAALDVLEAARRSAHDKVTVAL is encoded by the coding sequence ATGACTGCTACCCCCCTCCGCGTCGGCCTGATCGGCTACGGCCTCGCCGGCTCGGTCTTCCATGCCCCGCTGATCGCCGCCACCGAGGGCTTCGCCCTGGACACCGTGGTCACCTCGAACCCCGAGCGACAGAAGCGGGCCCGGTCGGAGTTCCCGGACGTCCGCACGGCAGCCACCCCCGAGGAGCTGTTCGACCGTGCCGACCAGCTGGACCTGGTCGTCATCGCCTCGCCGAACAAGACGCACGTCCCGCTCGCCACCGCCGCCCTCAAGGCGGGCCTGCCGGTCGTCGTCGACAAGCCGGTCGCCGGCACCGCGGCCGAGGCCCGTGACCTCGCCGCCCTGGCCGAGGAGCGCGGCCTGCTGCTGTCCGTCTTCCAGAACCGCCGCTGGGACAACGACTTCCTGACGTTGCGCCGGCTGATCTCCCAGGGCGACCTGGGCGAGGTATGGCGCTTCGAGTCCCGCTTCGAGCGCTGGCGCCCGCAGCCCAAGGGCGGCTGGCGCGAATCCGGCGACCCGGCAGAGATCGGAGGTCTGCTCTACGACCTCGGCAGCCATGTCGTGGACCAGGCCCTGGTCCTCTTCGGCCCGGTCACCGAGGTGTACGCCGAGTCGGTCGTCCGCCGTCCCGGCGCCGAGACCGACGACGACACCTTCATCGCCCTCACGCACGCGACCGGCGTCCGCTCCCACCTCTACGTCTCCGCGACGGCCGCCCAGCTCGGCCCCCGCTTCCGGGTCCTCGGCTCGCGCGCGGGCTACGTCAAGTACGGCCTGGACCCGCAGGAAGCGTCTCTGCGCGAGGGCGACCGCCCCGGCACCACCGCCGACTGGGGTACGGAGGACGCGTCCCTGTGGGGCCGGATCGGCTCCGGGGAGTCCCCGGTGACCGGCGGCGGGACCGCCGTACCGACCGTGCCCGGCGACTACCCCGCCTACTATGCGGCCGTCGCCCGCGCCCTGACCGGCGCCGGCCCCAACCCGGTGACCGCGCTGGAGGCGGCCGCCGCCCTCGACGTACTGGAAGCGGCCCGCCGGTCCGCCCACGACAAGGTGACGGTGGCCCTCTGA
- a CDS encoding 2-aminoethylphosphonate ABC transporter substrate-binding protein yields the protein MPRTRSTLAIALALLATPALSACGGSSPASDAKEVTVYSADGLKGEKGDGWYDRVFADFTKQTGIKVKYVEGGSGEIVQRAVREKSNPQADVLVTLPPFIQEADNKGLLEKYEPKDAGQVSGADKATDGTWTSVVDNYFGFVYNKKELTQAPRTWDELLDAKYKNKLQYSTPGVAGDGTAVLIKAMHDFGGKDQALAYLKKLQANNVGPSASTGKLAPKVDKGELLVANGDVQMNYAQSKTMPGLGIWFPADKNGKRTTFALPYAAGLAAKAPHSENGKKLLDFMLAQKQQQEVSEIGGGFAARQDVKATDANAIALTKLMDGVDFFEPDWNDINKNLTSYVEDWKSATGS from the coding sequence ATGCCCAGAACCCGCAGCACGCTCGCCATAGCCCTCGCTCTCCTCGCCACCCCCGCGCTGTCCGCCTGCGGCGGCTCCTCCCCCGCCTCCGACGCCAAGGAAGTCACCGTCTACAGCGCCGACGGCCTCAAGGGCGAGAAGGGCGACGGCTGGTACGACAGGGTCTTCGCGGACTTCACCAAGCAGACCGGTATCAAGGTCAAGTATGTCGAGGGCGGCTCCGGCGAGATCGTGCAGCGCGCCGTCCGCGAGAAGAGCAACCCGCAGGCCGATGTGCTGGTCACCCTCCCGCCCTTCATCCAGGAGGCCGACAACAAGGGCCTGCTGGAGAAGTACGAGCCCAAGGACGCAGGCCAGGTCAGCGGCGCCGACAAGGCCACGGACGGCACCTGGACCTCGGTCGTCGACAACTACTTCGGCTTCGTCTACAACAAGAAGGAGCTGACGCAGGCCCCCAGGACCTGGGACGAGCTGCTCGACGCCAAGTACAAGAACAAGCTGCAGTACTCCACCCCGGGTGTCGCCGGTGACGGCACCGCCGTCCTGATCAAGGCGATGCACGACTTCGGCGGCAAGGACCAGGCCCTCGCCTACCTGAAGAAGCTGCAGGCCAACAACGTCGGCCCGTCCGCCTCCACGGGCAAGCTCGCGCCCAAGGTGGACAAGGGCGAACTGCTCGTCGCCAACGGCGATGTGCAGATGAACTACGCCCAGTCCAAGACCATGCCGGGCCTCGGTATCTGGTTCCCGGCCGACAAGAACGGCAAGCGCACCACCTTCGCCCTGCCGTACGCGGCCGGCCTCGCCGCCAAGGCCCCGCACAGCGAGAACGGCAAGAAGCTGCTCGACTTCATGCTCGCGCAGAAGCAGCAGCAGGAGGTCAGCGAGATCGGCGGCGGCTTCGCGGCCCGCCAGGACGTCAAGGCCACCGACGCCAACGCCATCGCCCTCACCAAGCTGATGGACGGCGTCGACTTCTTCGAGCCCGACTGGAACGACATCAACAAGAACCTCACGTCCTACGTCGAGGACTGGAAGTCGGCGACCGGCAGCTGA